Below is a window of Mycolicibacterium rhodesiae NBB3 DNA.
GGGCGCCCAACTGCGCGGAGTGGGCCCTTGTCCAGTACGCCACAGCCAAAATCGGAGCGATCCTCGTCAACATCAACCCCGCCTACCGAGCACACGAGCTGGAGTACGTGCTCAATCAAGCCGGCGTGATGTCGCTGATCGCTGCGGAGCGATTCAAATCGTCGGAGTATGCCGCGATTATCGAGAAAGTCAGGCCGCGATGCGAGGCGCTCAAACAGGTGGTGTTGCTGGGGGGTGAGGACTGGAATGCGTTGCTCGGGACTGGACGGCGAACCGATCGCGGTCGACTGTCGGCGATAGCGCACACCCTCACTGCCGACGACCCGATCAACATCCAATACACATCCGGCACCACAGGCTTCCCCAAGGGTGCCACCCTAAGCCACCACAACATCCTCAACAACGGCTTCTTGGTTGGTGAGCTGTGTGGCTACACGGAGGCCGACCGAATCTGCATTCCGGTGCCCTTCTACCACTGCTTCGGCATGGTGATGGGCAACCTCGCCGCAACAAGCCACGGTGCCTGCATGGTCATCCCGGCGCCGTCGTTCGAAGCGCGAGCCACCCTGGAAGCCGTCGCCGCCGAGCGTTGCACTTCGCTTTACGGCGTCCCTACGATGTTCATCGCGGAGTTGGCCGAATCGGGATTCGGGGACTTCGACCTGGCTAGCCTGCGGACCGGGATCATGGCCGGCTCGCCGTGCCCGGTGGAGGTGATGAAGCAAGTCATCGACCGGATGGGCATAACCGAGATAACGATCTGCTACGGCATGACCGAGACATCACCGGTAGCTACACAGACCAGGGCCGACGATCCGATCGAGCGTCGCGTGTCGTCGGTGGGAACCGTGCATCCACACCTGGAAGTCAAGATCGTCGACCCGGAAACCGGAGTGACGGTGCCCCGCGGCGCAGCGGGCGAGCTGTGTACCCGCGGATACTCGGTCATGCTCGGATATTGGGAACGACCGGATTGGACGGCCGAGGCCATCGATGCCGCGCGGTGGATGCACACCGGCGACCTGGCGGTCATGGACGACGAGGGCTACGTCAGCATCATCGGCCGGAGTAAGGACATGGTGATTCGGGGCGGGGAGAACATCTACCCGCGTGAAATCGAGGAGTTCTTGTACACGCATCCGCATATTCTCGACGCTCAGGTGATTGGCGTTCCAGATCCGAGGTACGGCGAGGAGCTCATGGCCTGGGTCCGCATGAAAGAAGGAAC
It encodes the following:
- a CDS encoding AMP-binding protein; amino-acid sequence: MPSELSYASATSDVPLLGDTIGANLDRAARFFAERDALVECWTGRRWTYREFVSDVDTLALGLLERGIGKGDRVGIWAPNCAEWALVQYATAKIGAILVNINPAYRAHELEYVLNQAGVMSLIAAERFKSSEYAAIIEKVRPRCEALKQVVLLGGEDWNALLGTGRRTDRGRLSAIAHTLTADDPINIQYTSGTTGFPKGATLSHHNILNNGFLVGELCGYTEADRICIPVPFYHCFGMVMGNLAATSHGACMVIPAPSFEARATLEAVAAERCTSLYGVPTMFIAELAESGFGDFDLASLRTGIMAGSPCPVEVMKQVIDRMGITEITICYGMTETSPVATQTRADDPIERRVSSVGTVHPHLEVKIVDPETGVTVPRGAAGELCTRGYSVMLGYWERPDWTAEAIDAARWMHTGDLAVMDDEGYVSIIGRSKDMVIRGGENIYPREIEEFLYTHPHILDAQVIGVPDPRYGEELMAWVRMKEGTEPLSTEALRAFCTGKLAHYKIPRYVHVVDEFPMTVTGKVRKVEMRDAAITLLKLPQD